Proteins encoded in a region of the Dryobates pubescens isolate bDryPub1 chromosome 14, bDryPub1.pri, whole genome shotgun sequence genome:
- the GDAP1 gene encoding ganglioside-induced differentiation-associated protein 1 isoform X1, with the protein MAPLVLYHWTQSFSSQKVRLAIAEKALKCEEHDVNLPLSEHNEPWFMRLNASGEVPVLIHGENIICEATQIIDYLEATFVDEEVPRLMPEEGSMYYPRVQHYRELLDSLPMDAYTHGCILHPELTVDSMIPAYATSRIRSQISNTESELRKLAEENPDLQDAYIAKQKRLKSKLLDHDNIKYLKKILDELEKVLDQVETELQRRNEETPEDGNQPWLCGDFFSLADVSLAVTLHRLKFLGLARRNWGNGKRPNVEAYYERVLKRKAFCQVLGHVNNILISAVLPTAFRVAKKRAPQVLGSALLVGLLAGVGYLAFLCLRKRLAGLMVPLRTRQSYF; encoded by the exons atGGCGCCGCTGGTGCTGTACCACtggacgcagtccttctcctcgcAGAAG GTGCGCTTGGCCATAGCCGAGAAAGCGCTCAAGTGCGAGGAGCACGACGTGAACCTGCCGCTGAGCGAGCACAACGAGCCGTGGTTCATGCGCCTGAACGCCTCGGGAGAGGTGCCCGTGCTGATCCACGGCGAGAACATCATCTGCGAGGCAACGCAGATCATCGATTACCTTGAGGCCACCTTCGTAGATG AGGAAGTACCCAGATTAATGCCAGAAGAGGGGAGCATGTattatcccagggtgcaacacTACAGAGAGCTTTTGGACTCCTTGCCCATGGATGCCTACACACATGGCTGCATCCTGCACCCCGAGCTGACCGTGGACTCCATGATTCCAGCCTATGCCACCAGCAGAATTCGTA GCCAAATAAGTAACACGGAATCAGAGCTGAGGAAACTTGCAGAAGAGAACCCAGACCTTCAAGATGCCTATATAGCAAAACAGAAGCGCCTTAAA TCTAAGCTGCTGGATCATGATAATATAAAATACCTAAAGAAGATCCTGGACGAACTGGAAAAGGTTTTGGATCAGGTTGAGACGGAATTGCAGCGGCGAAACGAGGAAACCCCAG AAGATGGGAACCAGCCTTGGCTCTGTGGGGATTTCTTCAGCCTGGCCGACGTGTCCCTCGCCGTCACGTTACACCGCCTCAAGTTCCTGGGGTTGGCAAGAAGAAACTGGGGGAACGGGAAGCGGCCCAACGTGGAGGCCTACTACGAGCGCGTCCTGAAGAGGAAAGCCTTCTGCCAAGTGCTGGGACACGTCAACAACATCCTGATCTCGGCCGTGCTGCCCACGGCCTTCCGCGTGGCCAAGAAGAGGGCTCCGCAGGTGCTGGGCAGCGCGCTGCTGGTCGGCCTGCTGGCCGGAGTGGGCTACCTGGCGTTCCTCTGCCTGCGCAAGAGGCTGGCCGGCCTGATGGTGCCCCTCAGAACCAGGCAAAGCTACTTCTAG
- the GDAP1 gene encoding ganglioside-induced differentiation-associated protein 1 isoform X2: MAPLVLYHWTQSFSSQKVRLAIAEKALKCEEHDVNLPLSEHNEPWFMRLNASGEVPVLIHGENIICEATQIIDYLEATFVDEEVPRLMPEEGSMYYPRVQHYRELLDSLPMDAYTHGCILHPELTVDSMIPAYATSRIRSQISNTESELRKLAEENPDLQDAYIAKQKRLKSKLLDHDNIKYLKKILDELEKVLDQVETELQRRNEETPDGNQPWLCGDFFSLADVSLAVTLHRLKFLGLARRNWGNGKRPNVEAYYERVLKRKAFCQVLGHVNNILISAVLPTAFRVAKKRAPQVLGSALLVGLLAGVGYLAFLCLRKRLAGLMVPLRTRQSYF, translated from the exons atGGCGCCGCTGGTGCTGTACCACtggacgcagtccttctcctcgcAGAAG GTGCGCTTGGCCATAGCCGAGAAAGCGCTCAAGTGCGAGGAGCACGACGTGAACCTGCCGCTGAGCGAGCACAACGAGCCGTGGTTCATGCGCCTGAACGCCTCGGGAGAGGTGCCCGTGCTGATCCACGGCGAGAACATCATCTGCGAGGCAACGCAGATCATCGATTACCTTGAGGCCACCTTCGTAGATG AGGAAGTACCCAGATTAATGCCAGAAGAGGGGAGCATGTattatcccagggtgcaacacTACAGAGAGCTTTTGGACTCCTTGCCCATGGATGCCTACACACATGGCTGCATCCTGCACCCCGAGCTGACCGTGGACTCCATGATTCCAGCCTATGCCACCAGCAGAATTCGTA GCCAAATAAGTAACACGGAATCAGAGCTGAGGAAACTTGCAGAAGAGAACCCAGACCTTCAAGATGCCTATATAGCAAAACAGAAGCGCCTTAAA TCTAAGCTGCTGGATCATGATAATATAAAATACCTAAAGAAGATCCTGGACGAACTGGAAAAGGTTTTGGATCAGGTTGAGACGGAATTGCAGCGGCGAAACGAGGAAACCCCAG ATGGGAACCAGCCTTGGCTCTGTGGGGATTTCTTCAGCCTGGCCGACGTGTCCCTCGCCGTCACGTTACACCGCCTCAAGTTCCTGGGGTTGGCAAGAAGAAACTGGGGGAACGGGAAGCGGCCCAACGTGGAGGCCTACTACGAGCGCGTCCTGAAGAGGAAAGCCTTCTGCCAAGTGCTGGGACACGTCAACAACATCCTGATCTCGGCCGTGCTGCCCACGGCCTTCCGCGTGGCCAAGAAGAGGGCTCCGCAGGTGCTGGGCAGCGCGCTGCTGGTCGGCCTGCTGGCCGGAGTGGGCTACCTGGCGTTCCTCTGCCTGCGCAAGAGGCTGGCCGGCCTGATGGTGCCCCTCAGAACCAGGCAAAGCTACTTCTAG